One genomic region from Haloprofundus salinisoli encodes:
- a CDS encoding helix-turn-helix domain-containing protein — protein MTTIAELRTPAEQFALETLFERYSNVTIDVLRTAAHGQETPASLLWFNNDGSADVESVLDVDSSVEAATLLAESNGKWLYQLTWASSVRDTLETLLGDATLLGASAENGRWQFRVLFPRHEQLTTAHDRWESNDLRITVERITELDETFGDSEFALTDEQKEAFVIAHRRGYFKVPRDVTLTELADEIGITQQALSERLRRAHNSLAESTLHLTELTEDEVEPLG, from the coding sequence ATGACAACGATCGCAGAACTACGTACGCCGGCCGAACAGTTCGCTCTCGAGACGCTCTTCGAGCGCTACTCGAACGTCACTATCGACGTTCTTCGGACTGCAGCGCACGGACAGGAGACCCCAGCGTCGCTCCTGTGGTTCAACAACGACGGGTCGGCGGACGTCGAGTCGGTTCTCGACGTCGACTCGTCGGTTGAAGCCGCGACGCTTCTGGCGGAGTCGAACGGGAAGTGGCTCTACCAACTCACGTGGGCATCGTCGGTCCGAGACACCCTCGAGACGCTGCTCGGGGATGCGACGCTACTCGGTGCGTCCGCGGAGAACGGACGCTGGCAGTTCCGTGTGCTGTTTCCCCGACACGAGCAACTCACGACGGCACACGACCGTTGGGAGTCGAACGACCTGCGGATCACCGTCGAACGAATCACCGAACTCGACGAGACGTTCGGAGACAGCGAATTCGCACTCACCGACGAGCAGAAGGAGGCATTCGTCATCGCCCACCGGCGCGGCTACTTCAAGGTCCCCAGAGACGTGACGCTCACGGAACTCGCCGACGAGATCGGAATCACGCAACAGGCGCTCTCGGAACGACTCCGCAGAGCCCACAACTCTTTAGCCGAAAGTACGCTTCACCTCACCGAACTCACCGAGGACGAAGTCGAACCGCTCGGGTGA
- the dhaL gene encoding dihydroxyacetone kinase subunit DhaL: MADAETQREAILAAVENVADRIAEEKSHLTDLDSAIGDADHGANMNRGFQAVVEAVESDDVDEMSPDDLVKLVGKTIISNVGGAAGPLYGGSTMLASKELEGGITAETSVAFAEAYLQKVQDRGKAEIGAKTMVDALVPAVHTYKKSIEQDDLPPLTALSKAVDACERGVRYTVPLRARKGRASYLDWRSVGHQDPGATSTLFILEELLETAEEHLDGEVVRDARSPDVPDESPEEAADEPLDEEGE, translated from the coding sequence ATGGCAGACGCTGAAACTCAGCGGGAGGCGATTCTGGCGGCCGTCGAGAACGTCGCCGACCGCATCGCCGAGGAGAAGTCGCATCTGACGGATCTCGACTCGGCCATCGGTGACGCCGACCACGGAGCGAACATGAATCGGGGCTTTCAGGCCGTCGTCGAGGCCGTCGAGAGCGACGACGTCGACGAGATGAGCCCCGACGACCTCGTCAAGTTGGTGGGCAAAACCATCATCTCGAACGTCGGCGGCGCGGCGGGGCCGTTGTACGGCGGGTCGACGATGCTCGCCAGCAAGGAGCTCGAAGGCGGTATCACCGCCGAGACGAGCGTCGCGTTCGCGGAGGCGTATCTCCAGAAAGTACAGGACCGCGGGAAAGCCGAAATCGGTGCGAAGACCATGGTCGACGCGCTCGTCCCGGCGGTCCACACCTACAAGAAATCCATCGAACAGGACGACCTCCCGCCGCTGACCGCGCTCTCGAAGGCGGTTGACGCCTGCGAACGCGGCGTCCGCTACACCGTCCCGCTTCGGGCGCGAAAAGGTCGGGCGTCGTACCTCGACTGGCGGTCGGTCGGCCACCAGGACCCCGGCGCGACGAGTACGCTGTTCATCTTAGAGGAACTGCTCGAAACCGCCGAGGAGCATCTCGACGGCGAGGTGGTTCGAGACGCCCGGTCGCCGGACGTCCCGGACGAATCGCCCGAAGAGGCCGCGGACGAACCGCTCGACGAGGAGGGCGAGTAG
- the dhaM gene encoding dihydroxyacetone kinase phosphoryl donor subunit DhaM, with product MVGLVVVSHSEKAAEGICEIAGQMGGGDARIEPAGGGPDGDIGTSVDRIEEAIADADDGDGDGVVVLVDLGSAVMNAEVAMEMSDSNVRIADAPILEGALNAAVEASGSKATLDSVVESAEEARDYRKLN from the coding sequence ATGGTCGGACTGGTCGTCGTCTCTCACAGCGAGAAGGCCGCGGAGGGTATCTGCGAGATCGCCGGACAGATGGGAGGCGGCGACGCGCGCATCGAACCCGCCGGCGGCGGGCCCGACGGCGACATCGGGACGAGCGTCGACCGCATCGAGGAAGCCATCGCCGACGCCGACGATGGCGACGGCGACGGCGTGGTCGTCCTCGTCGACCTCGGGAGCGCGGTGATGAACGCCGAAGTAGCGATGGAGATGAGCGACTCGAACGTCCGTATCGCCGACGCGCCGATTCTGGAGGGCGCGCTCAACGCCGCCGTCGAGGCGAGCGGGTCGAAGGCGACCCTCGATTCGGTCGTCGAGTCCGCCGAGGAAGCCCGCGACTACCGGAAACTGAACTGA